A window of the Bacteroides thetaiotaomicron VPI-5482 genome harbors these coding sequences:
- a CDS encoding TlpA disulfide reductase family protein encodes MKRFALMISLLLSILCMTQAKDRIVERPPFLAQSSSSIEIDKIVMSDTVTTVYIKAFYRPKYWIKIATGSVLKDNNGNLYPVRKGIGITLDKEFWMPESGEAEFQLTFPPIPQNVTCLDFSEGDFEGAYKIWGIQLDKKTFSKFKLPKDVTVTKADHKTTLPEPVVKYAKAILKGRILDYQKGMPNKGSLYFQDVIRDEAQEGKIRIQDDGTFYHEMNVFMVTPCMIRFPFGAVSYLLAPGETTSVVINLRENARKQSHLRQAEKPYGKEIYYGGYLAGVQQELADHPMSFSFTEGNSYEEYQQQIKKLNGKTAEEYKAQILARLPEFRKQITQSKGSPAYKEIINTDLELSAALKIIETERNLKLVHIMTNGLEGEKANKYYAETKIDIPQGYYESLQDFTYILSPKACYNSRYPILFDIIRRIGIDDKILKSLSNHTAASYLIQNLKAQMIGVSMRDLNPLNDKQKAELSTMPAAYNDMALAMNNDLLKQIEINKKKTGFTVNETGEVSNEDLFPSIISKFRGHTLLVDFWATWCGPCRSANKQILPMKEELKDKDIIYLYITGETSPLGTWKNMIPDIHGEHFRVTDEQWSYLREKFSIRGVPTYFVIDKEGNITYKQTGFPGVDTMKEQLMKALEK; translated from the coding sequence ATGAAAAGATTCGCATTAATGATAAGTTTGCTGCTAAGCATACTTTGTATGACACAAGCTAAAGACAGAATCGTAGAACGTCCTCCCTTTTTAGCTCAGAGTTCCTCAAGTATAGAGATAGACAAAATTGTCATGAGTGACACAGTCACCACTGTGTATATCAAAGCTTTCTATCGGCCCAAATACTGGATAAAGATCGCAACCGGCAGTGTACTGAAAGACAACAATGGCAACCTATACCCTGTCCGGAAGGGAATCGGCATTACACTGGACAAAGAGTTCTGGATGCCCGAATCCGGCGAAGCCGAATTCCAATTAACTTTCCCACCCATTCCTCAAAACGTGACTTGCCTGGATTTCTCTGAAGGAGACTTTGAGGGAGCATATAAGATATGGGGCATACAGCTGGACAAGAAAACATTCAGCAAGTTCAAACTGCCTAAAGACGTTACAGTCACCAAAGCAGACCATAAAACGACGCTGCCCGAACCAGTCGTTAAATACGCCAAAGCAATTCTCAAAGGAAGAATCCTTGACTACCAAAAAGGGATGCCCAACAAAGGCAGTCTTTATTTTCAAGATGTAATAAGAGACGAAGCTCAGGAAGGAAAAATCCGCATCCAGGATGACGGAACGTTTTATCATGAGATGAATGTCTTCATGGTCACCCCATGCATGATCAGGTTTCCTTTTGGAGCTGTCAGCTACTTATTAGCACCGGGAGAAACCACTTCGGTCGTTATCAATCTTCGCGAAAATGCCCGCAAGCAGTCACATCTCCGCCAAGCAGAAAAGCCATACGGAAAAGAAATCTATTACGGAGGTTATTTAGCCGGAGTACAGCAAGAGCTGGCTGATCATCCTATGAGTTTCAGTTTCACTGAAGGTAATAGTTATGAAGAATACCAACAACAGATTAAAAAGCTGAATGGTAAAACAGCTGAAGAATATAAAGCTCAAATACTTGCCCGACTCCCTGAGTTCAGAAAACAAATCACACAGTCGAAAGGAAGCCCTGCATATAAGGAGATTATTAATACAGACCTCGAATTGTCTGCCGCACTAAAGATTATCGAAACTGAAAGGAACTTGAAATTAGTTCATATCATGACGAATGGGCTGGAAGGAGAAAAAGCAAATAAATACTATGCCGAGACTAAGATTGATATTCCGCAAGGATATTATGAAAGTCTTCAGGACTTCACGTATATCCTTTCACCTAAAGCCTGTTACAACAGCAGATACCCGATACTGTTTGACATCATACGCCGTATAGGTATAGATGATAAGATTCTTAAGAGTCTGAGCAATCATACAGCTGCCAGTTACTTAATACAAAATCTGAAGGCACAGATGATTGGAGTCTCCATGAGAGATCTCAATCCACTTAACGATAAGCAAAAGGCAGAACTGTCAACGATGCCCGCAGCATACAACGACATGGCTCTGGCTATGAACAACGACCTGCTGAAACAAATAGAAATCAACAAGAAGAAAACAGGATTCACCGTTAATGAGACAGGAGAAGTTTCGAATGAAGATTTATTCCCCTCCATTATCTCCAAATTCCGGGGACATACGCTGTTAGTTGATTTTTGGGCAACATGGTGTGGTCCATGCCGGTCTGCCAACAAACAGATTCTCCCGATGAAAGAAGAACTGAAAGACAAAGACATTATCTACCTTTACATCACAGGTGAAACGTCTCCACTGGGAACCTGGAAAAACATGATTCCTGACATTCACGGAGAACATTTCCGTGTGACGGATGAACAGTGGAGCTATCTGCGTGAGAAGTTCAGTATCCGGGGCGTTCCTACTTACTTTGTTATTGACAAAGAAGGAAACATCACTTATAAACAAACCGGATTCCCCGGAGTGGACACCATGAAAGAACAATTGATGAAAGCATTGGAAAAGTAA
- a CDS encoding Mrp/NBP35 family ATP-binding protein, whose translation MTLYPKLILDALATVRYPGTGKNLLEAEMVADNLRIDGMAVSFSLIFEKPTDPFMKSMLKAAETAIHTYVSPDVQVTITTESKQAARPEVGKLLPQVKNIIGISSGKGGVGKSTVSANLAVALAKLGYKVGLLDADIFGPSMPKMFQVEDARPYAEKINGRDLIIPVEKYGVKLLSIGFFVDPDQATLWRGGMASNALKQLIGDADWGDLDYFLIDLPPGTSDIHLTVVQTLAMTGAIVVSTPQAVALADARKGINMFTNDKVNVPILGLVENMAWFTPAELPENKYYIFGKEGAKKLAEEMNVPLLGQIPIVQSICEGGDNGTPVALDEDTVTGRAFLSLAASVVRQVDRRNVEMAPTKIVEMH comes from the coding sequence ATGACTCTTTATCCGAAATTAATATTGGATGCGCTGGCAACGGTGCGTTATCCCGGTACGGGAAAGAATTTGCTGGAAGCGGAGATGGTCGCCGATAATCTCCGCATTGATGGCATGGCGGTTAGCTTTTCATTGATATTTGAAAAACCGACCGATCCGTTCATGAAATCAATGCTGAAGGCTGCTGAAACAGCTATCCATACATATGTATCACCGGATGTGCAGGTAACTATTACAACGGAAAGCAAGCAGGCAGCCCGTCCGGAAGTGGGCAAACTGCTTCCGCAAGTAAAGAATATAATCGGTATCTCTTCCGGTAAGGGAGGGGTAGGCAAATCTACCGTATCCGCAAATCTGGCGGTGGCTTTGGCTAAGTTGGGCTACAAGGTCGGTTTGCTTGATGCTGACATTTTCGGTCCTTCCATGCCGAAGATGTTCCAGGTGGAAGATGCCCGTCCGTATGCGGAAAAAATCAATGGACGTGACTTGATTATTCCGGTAGAGAAATACGGTGTAAAACTGCTTTCTATCGGTTTCTTCGTTGATCCGGATCAGGCTACACTTTGGCGTGGCGGTATGGCGAGCAACGCATTGAAGCAGCTGATTGGCGATGCCGATTGGGGGGATCTTGATTATTTCCTGATTGACCTTCCTCCCGGCACAAGTGACATTCATCTGACTGTTGTCCAGACGTTGGCAATGACGGGGGCAATTGTTGTTAGTACTCCGCAGGCGGTAGCGCTGGCGGATGCCCGCAAGGGAATCAATATGTTTACGAATGATAAAGTGAATGTGCCTATTTTAGGACTAGTTGAGAATATGGCTTGGTTTACGCCTGCCGAACTGCCGGAGAATAAGTACTATATCTTTGGTAAGGAAGGAGCCAAGAAACTGGCGGAAGAAATGAATGTGCCTCTGCTAGGTCAGATTCCTATTGTACAAAGTATCTGCGAAGGTGGGGACAATGGTACTCCGGTGGCGCTGGATGAAGATACGGTAACCGGTCGCGCTTTCTTGTCATTGGCTGCCAGCGTAGTTCGTCAGGTAGATCGCCGGAATGTGGAGATGGCTCCGACTAAGATTGTAGAGATGCATTAA
- the xseB gene encoding exodeoxyribonuclease VII small subunit, which translates to MAAKKETYSQAMERLEKIVRQIDNNELDIDTLSEKIKEANEIIAFCTEKLTKADREVEKLLQERRQSE; encoded by the coding sequence ATGGCAGCTAAAAAAGAAACATACTCTCAGGCAATGGAGCGTCTTGAGAAGATAGTCCGTCAGATAGACAACAACGAACTGGATATCGACACTTTGAGCGAAAAAATAAAAGAAGCCAATGAAATTATTGCCTTTTGCACCGAGAAACTGACAAAAGCGGATCGGGAAGTCGAAAAATTGTTGCAAGAAAGGCGGCAGTCTGAATAA
- the trmB gene encoding tRNA (guanosine(46)-N7)-methyltransferase TrmB: MGKNKLEKFADMASYPHVFEYPYSAVDNVPFDMKGKWHQEFFGNDHPIVLELGCGRGEYTVGLGRMFPDKNFIAVDIKGSRMWTGATESLQAGMKNVAFLRTNIEIIERFFAAGEVSEIWLTFSDPQMKKATKRLTSTYFMERYRKFLKPDGIIHLKTDSNFMFTYTKYMIEANQLPVEFITEDLYHSDLVDDILSIKTYYEQQWLDRGLNIKYIKFRLPQEGVLQEPDVEIELDPYRSYNRSKRSGLQTSK; the protein is encoded by the coding sequence ATGGGAAAGAATAAATTAGAGAAGTTTGCCGATATGGCGAGTTACCCGCACGTGTTCGAATATCCTTATTCGGCGGTGGATAATGTGCCTTTTGACATGAAGGGAAAATGGCATCAGGAGTTTTTCGGAAATGATCATCCGATTGTGCTCGAACTGGGCTGCGGACGGGGTGAATATACCGTCGGACTGGGCCGGATGTTTCCCGATAAGAACTTTATAGCAGTTGATATCAAAGGCTCCAGAATGTGGACAGGCGCCACGGAGTCCTTGCAGGCAGGAATGAAGAATGTCGCTTTCCTGCGTACAAATATCGAAATCATCGAACGTTTTTTTGCAGCAGGTGAAGTCAGCGAAATCTGGCTGACCTTCTCCGATCCGCAGATGAAAAAGGCTACCAAGCGGCTGACCTCCACTTACTTCATGGAGCGCTACCGTAAATTCCTGAAACCGGATGGAATCATCCATCTGAAAACCGACAGTAACTTTATGTTCACTTATACAAAGTACATGATAGAAGCCAATCAGCTTCCTGTCGAGTTTATCACCGAAGATTTGTATCATTCGGATTTGGTAGACGATATTCTGAGTATTAAGACTTATTATGAACAACAGTGGCTCGATCGTGGTTTAAATATCAAATATATCAAGTTCCGTCTTCCGCAAGAGGGAGTTTTGCAGGAACCGGATGTGGAAATTGAACTTGATCCGTACCGTAGCTACAACCGTAGCAAGCGGAGCGGACTGCAAACGAGCAAATGA
- a CDS encoding energy transducer TonB, protein MKHQQLSRANGTKRPFLLALIAFSLGFCHYAEAKVQPTEAFTSNVDSLIINDNNKDKDETIYEAVDEMPKFPGGTQALFKYLGENIQYPEEVQKLGIAGRVITQFVISKKGEITSVAVVRSLHPELDKQAIQAITAMPTWTPGKKDGKVVNVKFTLPINFHPTPAATTKATGEQQPDSTTDKVFMTAQKMPRFPKEQGELDQYLKQHITYWKNAAKQKEEGRVIVTFIVRKDGQITDARVVRSVSPTLDAEALRIISNMPKWEPGENNGVPVSVKYTIPIMFRLR, encoded by the coding sequence ATGAAACACCAACAACTATCAAGAGCGAACGGAACGAAACGTCCTTTCCTCTTAGCACTAATCGCGTTCAGTCTCGGTTTCTGCCATTATGCGGAAGCTAAAGTGCAACCAACGGAAGCGTTCACTTCAAATGTTGATTCGTTAATCATTAACGATAACAACAAAGATAAAGATGAAACAATCTATGAAGCAGTAGACGAAATGCCTAAGTTTCCCGGAGGCACCCAAGCCTTATTCAAATATCTGGGAGAAAACATTCAATACCCGGAAGAAGTGCAGAAACTTGGTATAGCAGGACGTGTGATTACTCAATTTGTCATCAGCAAAAAAGGAGAAATCACCAGTGTAGCCGTAGTCCGCAGTTTACATCCGGAACTGGATAAACAAGCTATTCAAGCCATCACAGCTATGCCAACCTGGACACCGGGAAAAAAAGATGGAAAAGTGGTCAACGTAAAGTTTACCCTTCCAATTAATTTTCACCCAACCCCTGCAGCTACCACCAAAGCAACAGGAGAACAACAACCTGACAGTACTACCGACAAGGTCTTTATGACTGCACAAAAGATGCCGAGGTTTCCCAAAGAACAAGGAGAACTGGATCAGTATCTGAAACAGCACATTACGTATTGGAAAAACGCAGCCAAACAAAAAGAAGAAGGAAGAGTCATTGTGACTTTCATTGTGAGAAAAGATGGTCAGATAACAGATGCACGAGTGGTACGCAGTGTCTCTCCAACGCTGGATGCAGAAGCTCTCCGCATCATCAGCAATATGCCCAAATGGGAACCGGGAGAAAATAATGGAGTACCTGTTTCCGTGAAATATACTATCCCTATCATGTTTAGACTACGATAA
- a CDS encoding BlaI/MecI/CopY family transcriptional regulator, with protein MEKLTIQEEEVMIYIWELQDCFVKDIVSKFPQPAPPYTTVASIVKNLERKGYVKSKHIGNTYQYTPSIRENEYKRHFMSGVVRNYFENSYKEMVSFFAKDQKISTDDLKDIIELIEKGKEK; from the coding sequence ATGGAAAAGTTAACTATACAAGAAGAAGAAGTAATGATCTACATTTGGGAGTTACAAGACTGTTTCGTAAAGGACATCGTATCCAAGTTTCCGCAACCGGCACCACCTTATACCACCGTTGCGTCCATCGTGAAAAATCTCGAACGGAAAGGATACGTTAAATCGAAACATATAGGGAATACCTACCAATATACTCCCTCTATTCGTGAAAATGAATACAAACGCCACTTCATGAGTGGAGTTGTCCGCAACTATTTCGAGAACTCCTATAAGGAAATGGTTTCTTTCTTTGCAAAGGACCAGAAGATATCTACGGATGACCTTAAGGACATTATCGAACTGATAGAGAAAGGAAAAGAAAAATAA
- a CDS encoding DUF975 family protein encodes MLKQNSELRAQAREALRGKWPMAAVAALIYSAIAGGLSSIPFIGWIGSLLVGLPVAYGFAILMLAVFRGAEEVDLGVLFAGFQEYSRILTTKLLQAVYTFLWSLLLLIPGIIKHYSYAMTDYILKDEPELCNNAAIERSMAMMEGNKMKLFLLDLSFIGWAILCLFTFGIGFFVLQPYVQVSHAAFYEDLKAQQGGININVEVTVES; translated from the coding sequence ATGTTAAAACAAAATTCAGAGTTGCGTGCTCAGGCACGTGAAGCCCTTCGGGGTAAGTGGCCTATGGCAGCCGTTGCTGCTCTTATTTATTCGGCTATCGCCGGTGGTTTGTCTTCCATTCCTTTTATTGGATGGATCGGTTCTTTGTTGGTCGGACTGCCTGTTGCATACGGTTTTGCTATTTTGATGCTGGCTGTATTCAGAGGAGCGGAAGAAGTTGATTTGGGAGTGCTGTTTGCTGGATTTCAGGAATATAGTCGTATCTTGACTACTAAACTGCTGCAGGCTGTTTATACTTTCCTGTGGTCATTACTGTTGCTGATTCCGGGTATCATTAAGCATTATTCTTATGCGATGACGGACTATATTCTGAAAGACGAACCTGAATTGTGTAACAATGCTGCCATTGAAAGAAGTATGGCAATGATGGAAGGCAACAAGATGAAATTGTTCCTGCTTGATTTGAGCTTCATCGGTTGGGCTATCCTTTGCCTCTTTACTTTCGGTATCGGATTCTTCGTTTTGCAACCCTACGTGCAAGTATCTCACGCTGCTTTCTATGAAGATTTGAAAGCTCAGCAAGGCGGTATTAATATCAATGTAGAAGTAACTGTAGAAAGCTAA
- a CDS encoding M56 family metallopeptidase: MTPELAYFLKINVAIALFYAFYRLFFHKDTFFHWRRTALLCFFGISLLYPLLNIQEWIKEQEPMVAMADLYATIILPEQIIEAPQETTANWQELIPQILGFIYWTGVLLLALRFLIQLGSIIRLHFLCPKSTIQGSRVHILKKGTGPFSFFHWIFIHPESHTESEISEIITHEETHARQYHSADVLVSEIMCTFCWFNPFVWLMKREVRGNLEYMADHRVLETGHDSKSYQYHLLGLAHHKAAANLSNSFNVLPLKNRIKMMNKRRTKEIGRTKYLMFLPLAALLMIISNIEVVARTTKEFAKEMMAAPEEQGVSQTELANGPELPDGMTGVATLQDKKGMQKTKEVAPPPPPAPVKSATVNDSVVFEVVEEMPDFPGGQSALMEYLAKNIKYPATAHENGKQGRVIVMFVVKKDGSISDVKTVRGVDPYLDKEAERVIAAMPNWKPGKQRGQAVNVRFTVPVTFRLSGPEPAKPAETPEAVAIEKFEEVVVVGYGPKEATPNNEPTFKVVDEMPKFPGGQEGLMRYLAKNIKYPTMAQQNKEQGKVLVQIVIGKDGNVSNIKILEGASAWLDAEAIRVVRGMPKWEPGKQNGQAVAVEYTFPITFRLQ, translated from the coding sequence ATGACTCCGGAACTTGCCTATTTCTTAAAGATAAACGTAGCCATCGCATTGTTCTACGCTTTCTATCGGTTGTTTTTTCATAAAGACACCTTCTTCCACTGGCGACGGACCGCTCTGTTATGCTTCTTTGGCATCTCTCTGCTCTATCCCTTACTGAATATTCAAGAGTGGATAAAGGAGCAGGAGCCGATGGTGGCAATGGCAGATCTTTATGCTACGATCATACTTCCGGAGCAAATCATCGAGGCACCACAGGAAACAACGGCCAACTGGCAGGAGCTAATCCCACAAATTCTGGGATTTATCTACTGGACCGGTGTATTACTTCTTGCCCTACGCTTCCTGATCCAGCTGGGCAGTATCATACGATTGCATTTCCTATGCCCGAAAAGCACGATACAAGGATCACGTGTACACATATTAAAGAAAGGTACAGGCCCCTTTTCCTTCTTCCACTGGATATTCATACATCCGGAATCGCATACAGAATCCGAGATCAGCGAAATAATCACGCATGAAGAGACTCATGCCCGCCAATATCACTCAGCAGATGTACTCGTCAGCGAGATTATGTGTACTTTCTGCTGGTTCAATCCCTTCGTCTGGCTGATGAAACGGGAAGTCAGAGGTAATCTGGAATACATGGCAGATCACCGGGTATTAGAGACGGGACATGATAGTAAATCATACCAGTACCACTTGCTGGGACTGGCACATCACAAGGCTGCAGCAAATTTATCTAATAGTTTCAATGTTTTACCACTTAAAAATCGTATCAAAATGATGAATAAACGAAGAACCAAAGAAATAGGAAGGACTAAATATCTGATGTTCCTTCCCTTGGCTGCCCTGTTGATGATTATCAGCAACATCGAAGTAGTAGCTCGTACAACGAAAGAATTTGCCAAAGAAATGATGGCAGCACCGGAAGAACAAGGTGTTTCGCAAACCGAACTCGCCAATGGTCCGGAACTTCCCGATGGAATGACGGGAGTAGCGACATTACAGGATAAAAAAGGAATGCAGAAAACAAAAGAGGTAGCTCCTCCTCCCCCTCCGGCACCCGTTAAAAGTGCTACTGTAAATGATTCTGTCGTATTTGAAGTTGTAGAAGAAATGCCCGACTTCCCCGGTGGACAATCAGCATTGATGGAATATCTCGCCAAGAACATCAAATATCCGGCAACAGCTCATGAAAATGGAAAGCAAGGACGTGTGATTGTGATGTTCGTAGTCAAAAAAGACGGTAGTATTTCCGACGTTAAAACAGTTCGAGGCGTAGACCCCTATCTTGACAAGGAAGCTGAACGAGTGATTGCTGCCATGCCTAATTGGAAACCCGGCAAGCAAAGAGGACAAGCTGTGAACGTAAGATTTACGGTTCCCGTAACTTTCCGTCTGTCCGGTCCGGAACCTGCAAAACCGGCAGAAACACCCGAAGCAGTAGCAATAGAAAAGTTTGAAGAGGTCGTAGTGGTGGGCTATGGTCCTAAAGAAGCCACACCCAATAATGAACCAACTTTCAAAGTCGTAGACGAGATGCCTAAATTTCCCGGAGGACAGGAGGGATTAATGCGCTACTTAGCCAAAAATATAAAATATCCGACTATGGCCCAGCAGAATAAGGAACAAGGAAAAGTGCTGGTCCAGATTGTCATCGGAAAAGACGGTAACGTGTCGAATATAAAAATATTAGAAGGCGCGTCGGCATGGTTGGACGCTGAAGCGATTCGTGTAGTGCGGGGTATGCCTAAGTGGGAACCGGGAAAACAGAACGGACAAGCCGTTGCCGTAGAATATACATTCCCTATTACATTCCGACTTCAATAA
- a CDS encoding branched-chain amino acid aminotransferase gives MKEIDWANLSFGYMKTDYNVRINFRNGAWGELEVSSDEHLNLHMAATCLHYGQEAFEGLKAFRGKDGKVRIFRLEENAARLQSTCQGILMAELPTERFKEAILKVVKLNERFIPPYETGASLYIRPLLIGTSAQVGVHPAEEYMFVVFVTPVGPYFKGGFSTNPYVIIREFDRAAPHGTGIYKVGGNYAASLRANKKAHDLGYSCEFYLDAKEKKYIDECGAANFFGIKDNTYITPKSSSILPSITNKSLMQLAEDMGIKVERRPIPEEELETFEEAGACGTAAVISPIQRIDDLENGKSYVISKDGKPGPICTKLYNKLRGIQYGDEPDTHGWVTIVE, from the coding sequence ATGAAAGAAATAGACTGGGCGAATCTGTCGTTCGGATACATGAAGACAGATTACAATGTGAGAATCAATTTCCGTAACGGCGCATGGGGCGAACTGGAAGTCAGCAGTGATGAACATCTCAATCTGCACATGGCAGCTACTTGTCTGCACTATGGTCAGGAAGCTTTTGAAGGTTTGAAGGCTTTCCGCGGCAAAGACGGTAAAGTACGTATCTTCCGTCTGGAAGAAAATGCGGCACGTCTGCAATCTACTTGTCAGGGCATTCTGATGGCCGAACTGCCGACCGAACGTTTCAAGGAAGCGATTCTGAAAGTTGTAAAGCTGAACGAACGTTTCATTCCGCCTTATGAAACCGGTGCTTCTCTATACATTCGTCCGTTACTGATCGGAACAAGTGCCCAGGTAGGCGTACATCCTGCCGAAGAATATATGTTCGTGGTATTTGTAACTCCGGTAGGGCCTTACTTCAAAGGTGGTTTCTCTACCAATCCGTATGTGATTATCCGCGAGTTCGACCGTGCCGCTCCTCATGGAACTGGTATCTACAAGGTAGGCGGTAACTATGCGGCCAGTCTGCGTGCCAACAAGAAAGCGCACGATCTGGGCTATTCCTGCGAGTTCTATCTGGATGCAAAAGAAAAGAAATATATCGACGAGTGCGGCGCAGCCAACTTCTTCGGAATTAAAGATAATACGTACATTACTCCGAAGTCATCTTCTATCCTGCCTTCGATCACCAACAAGAGTCTGATGCAGCTGGCAGAAGACATGGGCATCAAGGTAGAACGACGCCCGATACCGGAAGAAGAACTGGAAACGTTCGAAGAAGCGGGTGCTTGCGGTACAGCTGCGGTAATCAGTCCGATTCAGCGTATCGATGACCTGGAGAACGGAAAATCATACGTTATCTCTAAAGACGGCAAGCCGGGACCGATCTGCACGAAACTGTATAATAAGTTGCGTGGCATTCAGTACGGTGACGAACCGGATACACATGGTTGGGTGACGATTGTAGAATAA